One Triticum dicoccoides isolate Atlit2015 ecotype Zavitan chromosome 4B, WEW_v2.0, whole genome shotgun sequence genomic window carries:
- the LOC119294104 gene encoding uncharacterized protein LOC119294104, producing the protein MYRLNLLRRAIALCFFYHAFQARGVRFFPTIEEENNSLSKDFVHGPAKQILKSLKSNSTEALTSGQGSSSWDDPYFVAHLTHSGGPNDNYYGLHATMDVYGHELKHGQWSSTTFWINHAGHGNKSSYNAIQVGWHINPDRYGDSHPHFYTRWTRDNYDATGCYNMDCPGYIRVDGAVIAPGDAIHPVSNVPDGPRQSITLRVLKDKESGDWWVYYGFNKIPTGVGYFPRSLFSYLAEKADGMQFGAFVKSKKALPTPPMGSGALPNGGKGRAASFTDIRFIDQDGNSRPIKEDLPMFVTDKKCHSITHIDHAVCFYGGPGGCMR; encoded by the exons ATGTATAGGCTTAATCTACTTCGACGAGCAATTGCCTTATGTTTCTTTTATCATGCTTTTCAAGCTAGAGGTGTTCGGTTCTTCCCTACCATTGAAGAG GAAAATAATTCATTGTCCAAAGATTTTGTCCATGGTCCAGCCAAACAAATTCTCAAAAGTTTGAAGTCAAACTCCACTGAAGCACTAACTTCAGGGCAAGGTTCTAGTTCATGGGATGATCCCTAT TTTGTGGCACACCTAACACATTCTGGAGGTCCTAATGACAACTACTATGGCTTACATGCCACCATGGATGTGTATGGACACGAACTAAAACATGGCCAATGGAGTTCGACTACTTTTTGGATTAATCATGCAGGACATGGTAATAAATCAAGCTATAATGCGATTCAAGTTGGCTGGCAT ATTAATCCAGATCGCTATGGCGACTCACATCCTCACTTCTACACCCGTTGGACG AGAGATAATTATGATGCAACCGGCTGCTACAACATGGACTGCCCTGGTTACATACGGGTAGATGGCGCTGTTATAGCTCCTGGTGATGCTATACATCCAGTTTCTAATGTCCCTGATGGACCTAGACAAAGTATCACTCTAAGGGTGCTAAAG GACAAAGAAAGTGGAGATTGGTGGGTGTATTACGGCTTCAATAAAATCCCGACAGGCGTGGGATACTTCCCAAGGTCGTTGTTCAGCTACTTAGCAGAAAAGGCGGACGGAATGCAATTTGGTGCATTTGTTAAATCTAAAAAAGCACTTCCAACTCCTCCAATGGGCAGTGGTGCCCTCCCAAATGGTGGTAAGGGTCGCGCCGCATCATTCACAGACATTAGATTCATTGACCAGGATGGAAATAGTAGACCAATCAAGGAAGACCTACCCATGTTTGTTACTGATAAAAAATGCCACTCTATCACCCATATTGATCATGCTGTATGCTTTTATGGTGGTCCTGGAGGTTGTATGAGATAA
- the LOC119291932 gene encoding vacuolar protein-sorting-associated protein 33 homolog translates to MPRCYEYIEEIIQKQEPIETVLRLLVLFSLTNAGLPKKNFHYLRREILHSYGFEHMPLLYNLEKAGLVKRQESRTNWPVISRALQLIVDIKDPEKY, encoded by the exons ATGCCCAGGTGTTACGAGTACATTGAGGAGATTATACAGAAGCAAGAGCCTATTGAAACTGTACTTCGCCTTCTAGTGTTATTTTCCCTTACAAATGCTGGGTTACCCAAGAAGAATTTTCACTACTTGAG GCGGGAAATACTGCACAGTTATGGCTTTGAGCACATGCCCTTGTTATACAATCTGGAAAAAGCTGGCCTTGTTAAAAGGCAG gaatcaaGGACTAATTGGCCTGTTATTAGCAGAGCTCTCCAGCTTATAGTTGATATAAAGGATCCTGAAAAGTATTAA